The proteins below come from a single Sorghum bicolor cultivar BTx623 chromosome 4, Sorghum_bicolor_NCBIv3, whole genome shotgun sequence genomic window:
- the LOC8080383 gene encoding expansin-A23, with amino-acid sequence MAVSARVFTLLLLAAAGWVPAMAANAPAPTGWLKAHATFYGGADASDTMGGACGYGNLYSQGYGTRTAALSTVLFNDGASCGQCYKIACDRKRADPMFCKPGVTVTVTATNFCPPNMALPEGGWCNQHRPHFDMAQPAFEKIGVYSGGIIPVMYKRVPCVKRGGVRFSVNGHDYFNLVLVTNVAAAGSIKSMEVKTSNSSNWSPMARNWGANWHSLAYLTGQMLSFRLTDTDGQTIEFTDVVPQGWKFGQTFASKLQFM; translated from the exons ATGGCCGTTTCAGCTCGAGTCTTCACGCTCTTGCTGCTCGCAGCTGCCGGTTGGGTGCCGGCCATGGCAGCTAATGCTCCTGCACCAACCGGGTGGCTGAAGGCGCATGCCACCTTCTACGGAGGCGCTGATGCCTCCGACACCATGG GCGGCGCGTGCGGGTATGGGAACCTCTACTCCCAGGGCTATGGTACGCGGACGGCGGCGCTGAGCACGGTCCTCTTCAACGACGGCGCCTCGTGCGGGCAGTGCTACAAGATCGCTTGTGACCGCAAGAGAGCTGATCCGATGTTCTGTAAACCTGGTGTCACGGTGACCGTCACGGCCACAAACTTCTGCCCACCCAACATGGCGCTGCCCGAGGGGGGTTGGTGCAATCAGCATCGCCCGCACTTCGACATGGCGCAGCCGGCATTTGAGAAGATCGGCGTGTACAGCGGCGGTATTATCCCCGTCATGTACAAGag AGTTCCTTGCGTGAAGCGAGGTGGCGTCAGGTTCAGCGTCAACGGCCATGACTACTTCAATCTTGTGCTTGTAACCAATGTTGCGGCTGCCGGCTCCATCAAGTCCATGGAAGTCAAGACGTCCAATTCAAGTAACTGGTCTCCAATGGCACGTAACTGGGGTGCAAACTGGCACTCTCTTGCATATCTTACAGGGCAGATGCTCTCATTTAGGCTCACAGACACGGATGGGCAAACTATTGAATTCACAGATGTGGTGCCACAAGGATGGAAGTTTGGCCAAACATTTGCATCCAAGTTGCAGTTCATGTGA